One genomic window of Paenisporosarcina antarctica includes the following:
- a CDS encoding MogA/MoaB family molybdenum cofactor biosynthesis protein, translating into MSQSFQLDRQIRIAVLTVSDTRTKHTDQSGALVHQLALDYELEVVAYEVKKDDSESIGEILSMWLKNEKVDAIITTGGTGIAKRDVTLEAVQPFFEKEMSGFGELFRYLSFTEDVGTKALLSRAGAGVASNKAIFVLPGSRGAVKLAMERLILPEIRHIVFELTKHGQLRM; encoded by the coding sequence ATGTCGCAATCATTTCAATTAGATAGACAGATTCGTATCGCTGTTTTAACTGTTAGTGATACAAGGACGAAGCACACCGACCAAAGTGGTGCACTTGTCCATCAACTTGCACTAGATTACGAACTAGAAGTAGTGGCATATGAAGTGAAGAAAGACGACTCTGAAAGTATTGGAGAAATTTTATCAATGTGGCTTAAGAATGAAAAGGTGGATGCCATTATTACGACGGGTGGAACCGGGATTGCAAAGCGCGATGTTACGCTTGAGGCTGTTCAGCCATTCTTTGAAAAAGAGATGTCTGGATTTGGAGAGTTATTCCGTTATTTAAGCTTTACGGAAGATGTCGGAACAAAAGCACTTCTTAGCCGAGCAGGAGCAGGAGTGGCATCAAATAAAGCAATATTTGTCCTACCTGGTTCCCGCGGGGCAGTGAAGCTTGCAATGGAGAGACTCATTTTACCGGAAATCCGGCATATTGTATTTGAGCTAACGAAGCACGGTCAGCTTCGAATGTAA
- a CDS encoding nitrate/nitrite transporter — protein MIKKVQLTLQTLNLVVGFMVWVIISSLMPFISEDIAIPPERLAILTAIPVILGSILRIPLGYYANVFGARVIFLISFILLLFPVFFISEASSVMDLIIGGLFLGIGGAVFSVGVTSLPKYYPKEKHGLVNGIYGVGNIGTAITTFSAPLVATQIGWSATVKLYLILLLVFVALNFFFGDRHETKVKTPIFEQIKGVYKNEKLWFFSLFYFITFGSFVAFTIYLPSFLVTNFGLEKVDAGMRTAGFIAVATFLRPVGGWLGDKLQPLLLLMGTFLVYTIAAIILAFSPSIGLYTVGSLAIAVSAGIGNGVIFKLVPFYFNKQAGIVNGIVSMMGGLGGFFPPLLLSVIYSITGQYSIGFMLLSQVALASLVLVVWMYYQDRLTLDSEVFNSTGQGILVTNVNGMIKKVNPAFTKLTGFHEDDVIGQNPSMMKSERQSNDFYHGMWKDIEKHGMWQGEIWNKKKSGEEYLQWLNISTVKDDSGEHVRYVGTFTDITTQHTKRMSELTESPQVNWKV, from the coding sequence ATGATTAAGAAGGTACAGTTGACGCTTCAAACGTTGAACTTAGTTGTAGGATTTATGGTGTGGGTTATCATTTCATCGCTTATGCCATTTATAAGTGAAGACATCGCTATTCCACCGGAAAGATTGGCAATCTTGACAGCAATTCCGGTCATACTTGGCTCGATTTTAAGAATTCCGCTCGGTTATTATGCAAATGTATTTGGTGCACGTGTTATTTTTCTAATCAGTTTTATTCTCCTATTGTTCCCAGTATTTTTCATAAGTGAGGCTTCCTCGGTAATGGATCTAATTATTGGTGGTTTGTTCCTAGGAATTGGTGGAGCTGTGTTCTCTGTCGGGGTAACCTCACTGCCGAAATATTATCCAAAAGAAAAGCATGGACTTGTCAATGGGATTTATGGAGTAGGTAATATTGGTACAGCCATTACGACTTTTTCTGCGCCACTAGTCGCAACTCAAATTGGCTGGTCAGCAACAGTAAAGTTATATTTAATTCTCTTGCTCGTGTTCGTTGCCTTAAATTTCTTTTTTGGCGATCGACATGAAACAAAAGTCAAAACACCAATTTTTGAACAGATTAAAGGTGTCTACAAAAATGAAAAACTATGGTTTTTCTCGCTATTTTATTTCATTACCTTCGGCTCATTTGTCGCATTTACAATCTATCTACCCAGCTTCCTTGTGACGAATTTCGGATTGGAGAAAGTGGATGCAGGTATGAGAACTGCGGGTTTCATTGCAGTTGCCACATTCCTTCGTCCAGTCGGTGGTTGGCTTGGGGATAAACTACAGCCGTTATTACTGTTAATGGGAACATTTCTCGTTTACACTATTGCAGCAATTATTCTAGCATTCTCTCCATCTATCGGTCTATATACAGTCGGCAGTTTGGCAATTGCGGTCAGCGCAGGAATTGGAAATGGTGTCATCTTTAAGCTAGTACCATTCTATTTCAACAAACAGGCTGGAATCGTCAATGGAATTGTTTCAATGATGGGTGGACTCGGTGGGTTCTTTCCACCGCTTTTGTTATCAGTAATCTACTCTATTACCGGTCAATATTCAATTGGTTTTATGCTACTTTCTCAAGTAGCTTTGGCAAGTCTAGTACTCGTTGTATGGATGTATTATCAGGACCGTCTTACACTTGATTCCGAGGTCTTTAATTCTACCGGTCAAGGTATTTTAGTGACAAATGTTAACGGAATGATCAAAAAGGTCAATCCAGCTTTTACTAAACTAACCGGCTTTCATGAAGACGATGTTATTGGTCAGAATCCTAGCATGATGAAATCTGAAAGACAATCAAATGACTTTTATCACGGTATGTGGAAAGACATTGAAAAACATGGCATGTGGCAAGGGGAAATCTGGAATAAGAAAAAGAGTGGCGAAGAGTATCTGCAATGGCTGAACATCAGTACGGTAAAAGATGATTCGGGAGAACATGTCCGTTACGTCGGTACATTCACTGACATCACCACACAGCATACAAAAAGAATGTCGGAATTAACCGAGAGCCCTCAAGTTAATTGGAAGGTGTGA
- a CDS encoding ThiF family adenylyltransferase translates to MDERYSRQTLFKPIGNKGQKQIETAIVTVIGCGALGSAIVETLVRAGIGEIHLVDRDYVELSNLQRQQLFTEDDATSMLPKVIAAEKRLKAIRNNVQLYTYLDTLDAQLIENLAAVSTLIMDATDNFETRLLINDAAVKHRVPWIYGACVGSSGVIFPFVPGESACFRCLIPVLPATNETCDTAGIISPAVQITAALQCAEAMKWLSGNREAMRKKVHHFNLWENTQLDIGISRIQNEHCETCGVQPTFPSLHSSKSTSYAVLCGRDAVQVLPDPQRPISLDHAETIGRHMQVPVKRTPYFVELFIFDHRMVLFGNGRLLIHGIRNVSEGRKLYHQLFG, encoded by the coding sequence GTGGATGAACGCTATTCAAGACAAACATTATTCAAACCCATAGGTAATAAAGGACAAAAGCAAATAGAGACCGCTATTGTAACTGTGATAGGCTGTGGTGCCCTTGGTTCCGCCATCGTTGAAACACTAGTTCGGGCCGGTATTGGTGAGATTCACCTAGTCGACCGTGATTATGTAGAACTTTCAAATTTACAGAGACAGCAACTGTTTACAGAAGACGACGCAACAAGCATGTTACCAAAAGTGATTGCTGCAGAAAAACGCCTGAAAGCAATACGTAATAACGTTCAGTTATACACATATCTTGATACTCTAGATGCACAACTCATCGAAAATCTTGCAGCCGTTAGCACACTCATTATGGACGCAACTGATAACTTTGAAACACGACTGTTAATAAATGATGCAGCCGTGAAACATAGAGTACCTTGGATTTACGGCGCGTGCGTTGGAAGCTCAGGGGTTATCTTTCCGTTCGTACCTGGTGAATCGGCTTGCTTTCGTTGCTTAATTCCTGTCCTTCCCGCTACCAATGAAACGTGTGACACAGCAGGTATTATTTCGCCTGCTGTACAGATCACAGCTGCCTTGCAATGTGCGGAGGCAATGAAGTGGTTAAGCGGTAACAGGGAAGCTATGCGTAAAAAAGTGCATCACTTCAACTTATGGGAAAATACACAGTTGGATATCGGCATTTCCCGCATTCAAAATGAGCACTGTGAAACATGTGGTGTTCAGCCGACATTCCCGTCACTACATTCGTCAAAAAGCACTTCCTATGCTGTTCTGTGCGGACGAGATGCGGTACAAGTACTGCCTGATCCACAACGTCCAATTTCCTTAGATCACGCAGAAACAATTGGCAGACACATGCAAGTTCCTGTGAAGCGTACACCTTATTTTGTCGAGTTATTTATCTTTGATCACCGTATGGTACTGTTCGGAAATGGTCGTCTTCTCATCCATGGTATCCGAAATGTTTCGGAAGGCCGGAAGTTGTATCATCAGTTGTTCGGTTAA
- the moaC gene encoding cyclic pyranopterin monophosphate synthase MoaC, whose product MSELTHFNEQGRAKMVDVSEKHDTVRTARAKTSILLNEAIYHQIKEGSNKKGDVFAVAQVAGIMSAKNTAQIIPMCHPLALSGVDIKFEWNVDEEASHYEVILYAVVKTKGPTGVEMEALTAASAAALTIYDMCKASGKEMVIGPTMLLEKTGGKSGDYIRS is encoded by the coding sequence TTGTCTGAACTCACTCATTTTAACGAGCAAGGTCGTGCAAAAATGGTAGATGTGTCTGAAAAACATGACACGGTCCGAACCGCACGAGCAAAAACATCAATTCTATTAAACGAAGCTATTTACCACCAGATTAAAGAAGGGAGCAATAAAAAAGGAGATGTCTTTGCTGTTGCACAAGTTGCTGGCATCATGTCTGCAAAAAATACGGCTCAAATCATTCCGATGTGTCATCCGCTAGCACTTAGCGGGGTCGATATTAAATTTGAATGGAATGTCGACGAAGAAGCGTCACATTACGAAGTGATTTTGTACGCGGTTGTTAAAACGAAAGGTCCTACTGGCGTGGAAATGGAAGCCCTCACTGCCGCCTCCGCTGCCGCCCTCACAATTTACGATATGTGTAAAGCCTCTGGTAAAGAAATGGTGATTGGTCCTACTATGCTGCTTGAAAAAACAGGCGGAAAATCTGGAGATTACATTCGAAGCTGA